The following coding sequences are from one Bos indicus x Bos taurus breed Angus x Brahman F1 hybrid chromosome 5, Bos_hybrid_MaternalHap_v2.0, whole genome shotgun sequence window:
- the TDG gene encoding G/T mismatch-specific thymine DNA glycosylase, which produces MHQPLSEFCQQSSPSVWLLPYRHSCAAVLQSRWVAGLSSCARERQQGMETENAGSYSLQQAQAFYTFPFQQMMTEAPDMAVINAQEMPAEVPAPAPAQEPTRETPPKGRKRKPRTTEPKTPVEPPEPAEAKKSGKSTKSKEKQEKITDTFKVKRKVDRFNGVSEAELLTKTLPDILTFNLDIVIIGINPGLMAAYKGHHYPGPGNHFWKCLFMSGLSEVQLSHMDDHTLPGKYGIGFTNMVERTTPGSKDLSSKEFREGGRILVQKLQKYQPRIAVFNGKCIYEIFSKEVFGVKVKNLEFGLQPHKIPDTETLCYVMPSSSARCAQFPRAQDKVHYYIKLKDLRDQLKGIERNTDVQEVQYTFDLQLAQEDAKKMAVKEEKYDPGYEAAYGGAYNENPCLGEPCGFSSNGLAADNGESTFSDIPNGQWMTQSFTDQIPSFSNHCGTQEQEGNHV; this is translated from the exons ATGCACCAGCCACTGTCCGAGTTCTGCCAGCAATCGAGTCCGAGTGTCTGGTTACTACCGTACCGCCATTCGTGCGCCGCGGTACTACAGAGTCGCTGGGTTGCGGGCCTGAGTAGCTGCGCGCGCGAGCGGCAGCAGGGAATGGAAACAGAGAACGCGGGCAG CTATTCTCTTCAGCAAGCTCAAGCTTTTTATACATTTCCATTCCAACAAATGATGACTGAAGCTCCTGACATGGCAGTTATAAACGCGCAAGAAATGCCAGCCGAAGTTCCCGCCCCAGCACCTGCTCAGGAACCCACACGAG AGACTCctccaaaaggaaggaaaagaaaacccagaacAACAGAACCAAAAACGCCAGTGGAGCCCCCAGAACCTGCTGAGGCCAAAAAATCTGGCAAGTCCACAAAgtcaaaagaaaagcaagaaaaaattacagacacatttaaagtgaaaagaaaagtggaCCGTTTCAATGGTGTTTCAGAAGCTGAACTTCTGACCAAGACTCTACCAGACATTTTGACCTTCAATCTGGACATTGTAATT atTGGCATAAATCCAGGACTGATGGCTGCTTACAAAGGGCATCACTACCCTGGACCTGGAAACCATTTTT GGAAGTGCCTATTTATGTCAGGGCTGAGTGAGGTCCAACTGAGTCACATGGATGATCACACTCTACCAGGGAAATATGGTATTGGATTTACCAATATGGTGGAAAGGACAACACCAGGCAGCAAGGATCTTTCCAG tAAAGAATTTCGTGAAGGAGGACGTATTCTAGTGCAGAAATTACAGAAATATCAGCCACGAATAGCAGTGTTTAATGGAAAAT gTATTTACGAAATTTTTAGTAAGGAAGTTTTTGGCGTAAAGGTTAAGAACTTAGAGTTTGGACTTCAACCCCATAAGATCCCAGATACAGAAACT CTCTGCTATGTGATGCCATCATCCAGTGCAAGATGTGCGCAGTTTCCTCGCGCCCAGGACAAAGTACATTACTACATTAAGCTGAAGGACTTAAGAGACCAGTTGAAAGGCATTGAACGAAACACAGACGTTCAAGAAGTGCAATATACATTTGACCTACAGCTCGCCCAAG AGGATGCAAAGAAGATGGCtgtgaaggaagaaaaatacGACCCGGGTTATGAAGCAGCATATGGTGGTGCTTACAATGAAAACCCCTGCCTTGGTGAACCTTGCGGATTCTCTTCAAATGGGCTGG CTGCTGACAATGGAGAATCAACTTTCAGTGACATTCCGAATGGACAGTGGATGACCCAGTCGTTTACAGACCAGATCCCTTCATTTAGTAATCACTGTGGGACGCAAGAACAAGAAGGAAACCACGTTTAA
- the C5H12orf73 gene encoding uncharacterized protein C12orf73 homolog isoform X1: MRNKRECFLTSFAPEWPHLSTHGSVCDSPPAGERQKREQPPLCVGKHTRCNNPARARLKTRHLQGKFISLIPRTFGPARGHPSGSPAPFRRPLTRCRAPVQQALSEDARGCVLVVLPENVRCQPPGHVRRRRGGA, encoded by the exons atgA GGAACAAGAGAGAATGCTTTTTAACTTCATTTGCTCCAGAGTGGCCTCACCTAAGCACGCATGGCTCAGTATGCGATTCTCCACCCGCTGGTGAAAGGCAGAAACGGGAGCAACCTCCTTTGTGCGTGGGAAAACACACACGATGCAACAATCCAGCCAGAGCTCGGCTCAAGACTCGACATCTGCAAGGAAAATTCATTT CTCTTATCCCCCGCACTTTCGGTCCGGCCCGCGGCCACCCGTCCGGCTCCCCAGCGCCCTTCCGCCGTCCTCTGACCCGCTGCCGAGCGCCCGTGCAGCAGGCG CTCTCCGAAGATGCCCGCGGGTGTGTCTTGGTCGTCTTACCTGAAAATGTTCGCTGCCAGCCTCCTGGCCATGTGCGCCGGCGCCGAGGTGGTGCATAG